TTAAGTCTTATTATGTCTCTTTTGTCAGTATTTCAGTTGTCATACTGTTTGGACAGTGTAAGCAATGTGAAGTAAAGTTACTAATACTGTTGTTACGTActatttgttgattattttctgatattGATAATGTAAAATGTCATGCTGTTTTACTTGTTAAGAGAGAACAATGAAcactgtattatataatatataatacagcaCATAAaagtgtgctgttttaggaaaagaaGGCTCTgggtccactgtgaccctgacatGGATAATGCACTTCAAAAGGATGAATGAATTCCTCCTCTTAACATGCTGACAGTAAAGCAGCTTGTACATGTCTTTTGGGTATCAACATGTTTGCACTTGTTTTTACATGCCAGTTTAGTCTCAACGGACAAACAGTTTATCGAATGTCTGAGAAGGAAGTCGTTCAGTGACTATAAATCCGATATGGCTGATAGCATCTATGTGTTCTTTAGATTATACATGCATTATGAGCGAGTTTCTAAATTGAAACCTGTACAGCTAAGTTCGTGCCAGAAGTGCTGATATCATCacatcattacatcacaaaGATATTTAATACTAGCATATGGCATCTGCATGTACACAGTGAGGCtttcacaacactgtaaaactggatagttcatttaactcaaaacatttgaggaaactaatgacctcaaaatgtttaagttgataaatcaatttctttaagccaaatacacttaaatataacaaaaatttaactcaaactttctaatttaaaataaatttttgtgaattttctgaacaaaagatcaaaaggttaaacaataaagaaaatttttcacagccttcttatATTTTAGCttgtatttaccaagggtgtaaatattagtggagggcactgtatattatcAAACAATTATTTGGTAGGAATGGATGAAAATGTCTATTCAGTTTGAAAATTCTCCAGTGAGCAAACATTGAAATAAAGTGTAGTATTATCAGTCATCTCCATGTTTAGCTTCCTCTGGCCATAATTATTTCAACTGAATTCTTGGTCACTCATTTTACAATACAATAGTTGTCATTAAGTATTTAGAGGGCACAAAATAGATCACAAAATAGACCTCAGTATATTAACCGTGGCCGCACCTTATTAACAAAATAACCTCCATATCACCTTAGCAGCGTTGTAGTAATATGATGAAGCATGTCTGAGAACTGAATGACATTATTCTTTTATTACTTGAAAACCCTATCTCCTGTGCCTTGAAGTCAATCTTTAAACCAGTcaattcttcttcctccttgtactggaaatataataaaaaaccaaaacatcaaATTAAGAAAATGTCCTCTATTTATATAGCATTATTTGTAAACTCCAACGATGgcacatatgtatgtattaatGTTTTAGATTAGCATGTATCTCATTTCTTCTCACATAGATGGAAAATAACTGTTCTGGCAACAAGACAAAAGCCCCACCTTATGAAATCACAGCTCAGCCTTTTGATATGTAACAACCTTCACAGCTTGTTTCACAGTTACTCTCGGAAGGCTGAGACATGGCTACGATGTACAGCAATGTGTCAAGTAGGTGGAACTTTTAGTCCTTCAGTTCCGTTATTGTTTCTCCAATCAGTAAAGCATGTCTAAACTCTCTCGTGCCTGTACAAACTGTCACTGGGTTCTTTGTCTCTCTGAAAAGGtagtttataatttttttatttagtctttaTACCTTACTGACTGTATACATTGTTTGACATTTGTATCCTTCTATGCTGTTTCGAGTAGATTATTAATCAATGCATGAACAATTATCCATGAACTTGTACAAACACCTTGTAATTTGTGTCTTTGAAACTCAGAATTAAATGAATGTGCAGCGATTTGTacaaataaagacacatttgTGAATACAAACGTCCTATTTTGTATTAGAACGGATCATAATTTGTGCATGCAACAAGTAAGATGTGGAATTCACTTGTGGATCAGGAGACACACGTGCATTCATCGACATCGATCCTGCTCGTTTAATATGGATTTCTAGACTTTTTTCTGCGGTATGCCTTGCACAATCCACACACGAATATCTCCCAATCTACACCTAAGAAAACAGCTACTACTACTGTAGATCGCAGTCTTAGCCTTACAGAGTCGGTGGTGCTAGGGGAGAGAGCGGGGCACAACCtaacacattttgttttcttaagTTTGtggaaaaatacttttttttcacattaatttTTACAAATATCTGGTACAAATATTTGTACTAGTTTTATGTATAAAGCATAtacttttttcattatttaaccaGAAATAAGAGAAGTGAAATGTTAGAACGTTTTCGATTGTCAATTATAAAGTGTAATTTatcgattttttaaaaaaaattacttttaaatttGCCTCAAGTTAAAAGTTTACTTAAATGTATTTTGGCAAGACTACGTTATTTCTATTTCTGTATTAAATTGAGTTGATTATAACGTATAATTGACATACTTCgaattttttattgaaaaatcaCACTTGGTAGCCCGCATGTAATCTGTGACTTGCACGCCAAGCGCGTTCTATAAATAGGCTCATTTTTAACGACAGATTTttcgttttttaaattttttatttatacttccaaaaaaatatatatatatttttttatgaaaacgTGTTAGCATTTCAAATATCATTAAAACATCAATATTTAGAAGTTTACGCATGCTATTGTTAATGTACGTAAAGTACGTTTCTCATGACGTTAATTATGGTTGATGGTTCACCAATCAGTTCAACTCTGGGAGCAAATCCCAAAATTTCAATACAAAttcttggattattttccagaattgattgtttaataaaaaaaatctttattattattactagtcatattattattattattattattattattattattattattattgttgttgttgttgttgtcattgttgttattagtggtgttattattaatagtagtattggTGCTATtggtgttattattactattattaatcattaacattattttttttatgccagGATATCAAGATATTTCATTATCCCTTTGACATAATGTTGTTcattgaaagtaaaaaaaaaaaaaaatatatatatatatatatatatatatatatatatatatatatatatatatatatatatatatatatatatatataatatttttatagccCTCTAGACTATTTTATCCCTTCAGGGAGCCCTCGCTCACAAAAAGTTTGGAGACCCCTGTTCTAGAGCGTATGGATCAGGCTCTAGTAACAGCCATCTCTAGGGAGTGtcagccaatcacaacacacctGTTTCTACACCTGTCAGGCCTCCATGTGCCTCTCTCAACACCAATACTCCTAGTTCACCCTTACAACACCATCAATGATACCTCTGCCAGAGTGAACCAAGCTTTAAAGAGATGGCTGTAACTAGAGCCTGAGCCGTACTCCCTACAATGCtctatcaaataaataaataaaatctataaattatacattataatgaACAATTGAATACGTTCTAACATTTCTCTTATCTTATTTCcggttaaataatgaaaaaaagtaCATGTTTTATACATAAAACAAGACCAAATATTTGTACCAGACATTTCTCAAATTagtgtgaaaaaagaaaaatgctttaGAACCCTAAGTACTTTTCCACAGAACAAAAAGTGTTACGTTCGTTCGTACGTATGTACTATCCATGTTGTGTGTGGATCGGGGGGATattcgtgtatatatatatttggatatATACATCTTGCTTGTTGCATGCACAAATTATGAtacattaatacaaaaataGGACATTTCTATTCACAAATATGTGTCTATTCTATATCTACAAATCGCTGCACGTGCATTTAATTCTGAATTTCGCAGACTTAAATTGTAAGGCGTTTGTCTGTCCATTTATAATTGTTCATgcatttattaatcattttgaGATGAATTTCATCCCATAATAATAGACGATACCAACTGCATGCAATAGATGGTCCTCCAGAACAGTAATAAAATCCTTAAACTGTCATCTcttcatacgtaaatgaatcacatgaaaatgtatcacatgtaaatgaatcatacgtaaatgaatcacatgtaaatgaatcacatgtaaatgaatcacatgtaaatgaaccatatgaaaatgaataaataaattaaagacaaaaaagaaaaaaacccaaaacaaaacaaaacaaaaaatgtcatcTCTTCACCAGTGTGTTCATCAGCTATTAATTAGGCCAGACTAACAACAGGTTTAACAGTTCTTTTAGAGCGGCCACACAGAAAATCCAACATTAGCCTTTTTGctgctttttaaaacttgatTTCACTTCAAAAAATTTTACACTGTAATTTTTCATGCAATTTGTCTTAATGAGaccatgtttttattatttgtttttattaacagcTGAGAACTACTCTGATTACCAAAACATACAGAACGACAAGTACTCAGTCTGCAGTAATATCAAATTAAAGGCCTTCAGCCGAGTCTTCCTACCTACCCTTTACAGCATCGTCTTCGTTGTGGGATTCATTGGAAATGGCCTGGTGGTGTGTGTTCTGGTCAAATATCACAAAAAGTCCAACATGTCAGATCTGTGTCTCTTCAACCTGGCTATTTCAGACCTCCTCTTCCTGATCTCATTGCCTTTCTGGGCTCACTACGTTGCCATCTCTGAGTGGACTTTCGGGAGCTTCATGTGTCATGCAGTAACAGCGCTCTACATGCTGGGATTCTATGGAAGTATCTTCTTTATGATTCTCATGACCGTTGACCGCTACGCTGTCATTGTCCACACTTACACCTCCCTCTTCTCCAAACACCGGTCTGTCAGAGCTGGCATAGCCCTGGCTTTGTTTATATGGGCACTTAGCTTGGGAGCTTCTCTGCCAACCATCATTTTCTCCAAAGTGAAGAATGAATCAGTTGGTAGTACATGCAAGGtggaaaatcctaaaggatCAGCGTGGGACTCCTTCACTTACATTGAACTGAACATCCTCGGTTTGATCATTCCTCTCTCAGTGATGCTGTTCTGCTACTCGCGCATCATCCCCATCTTAATGACGATGAAATCTCAGAAGAAACACAAAGCTGTCAGGCTCATGCTGGTCTTGGTtactgttttcttcctcttctggaTGCCCTACAACATCGTCATCTTCCTGATGTTCCTGAAACAATTGGGCTACATGACAGGCTGTGAGTGGGAACAGGACCTGCACATGGCTATGCAGTGGGTGGAAACCATAGCGTTCAGTCACTGCTGCCTCAACCCCATAATCTATGCCTTTGTGGGGCAGAAATTcagaaatttatttataaagatcCTGAACGAGTGGTTTCCTCTTTGCTTTGGTCGATGCACAGCAACTGAAACGAAGTTCTCAGAGAGTCGGAGCTGTAAGTCCTCACGCTGGACAAGTATCAGTACAAAGACAAAATCAAAACAGTAATTGTTATCACATATTATCACTAACGCCTATTTCAGCTTGTAAAAGTGAATAATTTATGCATATTTTATATGTTCATACATTTTGAATGAGCAGTGagttcattttcaaaatataatctACCGAGAATATGTAATCACATCATAGTAACTAATATATCTCATTATGTCTCTTTTGTATTTGACTTGTATTACTATTTGTAAAGTGCACCGGTGTATAGTGTCGTTACTATTGCAACCCAAAGTGGATTGTATTACTAgaaaatattcaacttttgTGTCACCTGTTAAAGACAGAACAACAACCAACACGTTGCAttacataatgaataaaatacttgaaggcatgttatatattataaggctctggatccactgtgaccctggcaatgataaagcacttattgaagattaataaatgaatccTTCATAAACCCTGCCAGCAAGTCAGCTTGTCCATTTCTTTCAGTGGGATCAAGTTTTGACATGTTTTTACATACAGGTTTTGAGTCACCAGGCTGAGCCAAATATTTTATGCACATATCAGAGAGAGAAATTATTCTTTGACTCGTATTTGGGTTGGACAGGTCAGGACCAGTTGCAGAGTGTTGTTATTTATAGAATTGTGGTGTGACTGATAGCATCTGTGCAACCTTTTACTTAACTGGGCGTCTATTAACAAAGGAGTTAGTTTGCTTTTACTTCAAACACAGAAATTTGTGCCAGATCACAACGCCACTTCTCAAAGTTATTTAATGCTATTGGCATTATATTGTGGTATATGCACAGTAACAGTAACTTTCACAATAACAAACTCTCGGGtatactttctttttcctgcaGGCTCCCAGTTATAATAATGTAGGCAACTACATATTGGAGCAACTACATTTCCCAAATACTTTCGTAAAGTACGAATCTTTAAGTggttaaaatgtaattttaactAATTTTAACTGGAATTCAACTAATAGAtctcgtatggtagcacttcttgtattgttctctgcttgatatcgctttgcttgtatctttctcatttgtaagtcgctttggataaaagcgtctgctaagtgaataaatgtaatgtaaatgtaaaagtggtTACAAATATCTGTCAGTGAATCTTGGTTACAAAAAATGGATATGCAAGCGACACCTAATGAAAACCTTTCAGAAGTGCTTTCTGTGTGAACTCGTCTGGTGAAGTTTGTCGCAGTCATGGACCAAGAATAAAACTTCTGCTGTGGGATATATATTACCAACAGGGTGTTTTTGTTCATGAGGTTGTAAGGTATTGttttatacacaaaaaaaaattacaatatggGTGCAAATAAAAAGCAAGCACATGCTAATGTTCTTGAATCCTGAATCTCATATTCTAAAATCTATAGGAATATTTTGGTATCTGATCTGTAGTGAGCTGCTTTCTTATAATATTCCATGACTAGGCATTCTCAAAGGTAATTTCACCTTCAGGAACAGCCATCAAGctggaaatgtatttttcatcACTATTATTAAACATGGGTTCACCACTAAGCACTAAAGACTTAGTCATTTGCACAAGATTCAGTttgtgagaggaaaaaaaaggattgaaAACAGAAGGAAAGTGTTTTGACAGCGCTTAAATGTAACAATAGATGATACCACAGATCGGAAATAAAGTTTTAAAGATTCAAAGATTAATCAACTGACAAAGAACACCGAAAAGCTTCCATTTCTAGCAAAGtcacaatgaaaacaaataaataaaaaatcggGGGAAAAAGCATTTGTCCGTTTGATTGGTTTGAGTTAGTCTTCTTGATCTTATGGCtatatgtttgttttaaataaagttttcttAAATATCTGACTACGTCATACCTTGTAGTGGTGGATTTCTACCCATACCTGCCTTTAAGCAAGATGAACATTAAATCCTTgtcttgtgttttcttttcataatgTACTAACCTTCCCAACAATGTTGATGGCCTCACCAAAATcttacaacaaacaaacaaacaaacaacaacaaaaaaaacccaacttcaATGGGTTTGTGGTAATATGATGAATCATTATGAACAATTCAATAACTTTTAGTCTAAGTAAATCCTTAGACGAGGCACTACAGTCAATCCTGTTACATGATCGATTTAACTATTTAATGTCTGTGAAAAGTGTTTCTTATTAAATGAAAGCGCCCTGTTGTGTTGATTTCAGGTGTCTGTCATTAATGCATGTTAATACCATTTGAATGTAATACATATCATCAGAACAGTAATAAAATTTAAGATGGTACAGTTCTTATTTGTGGACTCTGACTACATTACTTATATAAGTTGTGAATGTTTGTATTTGCATGACTGTTCGGTCAGGAGGATTTAGCTCCACCTCGCAGCTCAGCCTTGTTTTATTGTAGCTTACACAGTCAGCTTTTACAGTCGCTGCTGGACTCAGGAGTCACAACCATGATATATCCCAACATGACAAGTAAGTGGCATTTTTCCATTCTGTATAAGTCTTAAATCTAGGAATTGTTTGTAGCTATCAATGGTCATTATTCCAATAagtaaaatgtgtgtaaaatttcTTTTACACTGGTTTACATTGTTTAGAGTAGATTGCTGAAAATATACCTTCGCTATAGCTGCAAACAAATACTGTAGTGATCAGTTCATCAGCTGATAAAATACCAACCAGCAATAGGtttaattgtctttttttttttttgagcacaGCCACACATAAACATGCAATAATGTATACATGATTGTTTTATGTGCGCTAATGAGGcccttgtttgtttgcttttttttccataaatagCCAATTATTTGGACTACGACAACCTAATTTTAGACCATAACCAAGTCTGCAACATTGACAATATAACGTCTTTCAGCCAAGtcatccttccttccctctACAGCATTGTCTTCATTGTGGGATTCGTTGGCAATGGCCTGGTGTTGTGTGTCCTTGCCAAGTACCACAAAAGGTTAAATATGACAGATGTGTGCCTCTTCAACCTGGCCCTTTCAGACCTCCTCTTCCTGATCTCATTGCCTTTCTGGGCTCACTACGCTGCCATCTCTGAGTGGACCTTCGGGAGCTTCATGTGTCATGCAGTGACAGCGCTCTACATGCTGGGATTCTATGGAAGTATCTTCTTCATGATCCTTATGACCATACATCGCTACGCCATTACTGTTCATGTCCATACCTCCCACATCTCTAAGCACCGGTCTGTCAGAGCTAGCGTAATGCTGGTTTTGTTTATGTGGGCACTTAGCTTGGGAACCTCTCTGCCAACCATCATTTTCTCCAAAGCGAATAATATATCAGGGGAATGGACATGCAGGGGGGAATACCCACAAGGAACAGCATGGAAGTCATTCT
This Ictalurus furcatus strain D&B chromosome 1, Billie_1.0, whole genome shotgun sequence DNA region includes the following protein-coding sequences:
- the LOC128615962 gene encoding C-C chemokine receptor type 5-like, giving the protein MTTNYLDYDNLILDHNQVCNIDNITSFSQVILPSLYSIVFIVGFVGNGLVLCVLAKYHKRLNMTDVCLFNLALSDLLFLISLPFWAHYAAISEWTFGSFMCHAVTALYMLGFYGSIFFMILMTIHRYAITVHVHTSHISKHRSVRASVMLVLFMWALSLGTSLPTIIFSKANNISGEWTCRGEYPQGTAWKSFSYIELNVLGLIIPLSVMVFCYSRIIPVLMAMKSQKKHKAVKLIFVLVTVFFLFWAPYNIVIFLKFLHHLGYMNTCQWHQDLSMAMQWVETIAFSHCCLNPIIYAFVGQKFRNLVLKILKEWFPVCFGQCTTIISEFSERRSAMSSHSPKLFSTKIV
- the LOC128605438 gene encoding C-C chemokine receptor type 5-like, which encodes MATMYSNVSTENYSDYQNIQNDKYSVCSNIKLKAFSRVFLPTLYSIVFVVGFIGNGLVVCVLVKYHKKSNMSDLCLFNLAISDLLFLISLPFWAHYVAISEWTFGSFMCHAVTALYMLGFYGSIFFMILMTVDRYAVIVHTYTSLFSKHRSVRAGIALALFIWALSLGASLPTIIFSKVKNESVGSTCKVENPKGSAWDSFTYIELNILGLIIPLSVMLFCYSRIIPILMTMKSQKKHKAVRLMLVLVTVFFLFWMPYNIVIFLMFLKQLGYMTGCEWEQDLHMAMQWVETIAFSHCCLNPIIYAFVGQKFRNLFIKILNEWFPLCFGRCTATETKFSESRSCKSSRWTSISTKTKSKQ